Proteins encoded together in one Hymenobacter monticola window:
- a CDS encoding RidA family protein, translated as MEKRTIDPWKWGERTNSVQAVEIKQPAGTLYCSGLVAIDAEGRPSTADMRSQLLHTFQNLEQLIGEAGYECRGIARLNVYTTSVAEFFTTCTDVYQDWIARHGVKQATTLLEVQGLFANLTVELEATVVK; from the coding sequence ATGGAAAAGCGAACCATTGACCCCTGGAAATGGGGCGAACGCACCAATTCGGTGCAAGCCGTCGAAATCAAGCAGCCCGCCGGCACCCTGTACTGCTCCGGGCTGGTGGCCATCGATGCGGAAGGCCGGCCCAGCACCGCCGACATGCGCAGCCAGCTGCTACACACGTTCCAGAACCTGGAGCAGCTCATCGGCGAAGCCGGGTATGAGTGCCGGGGCATTGCGCGACTGAACGTGTACACCACCTCCGTGGCGGAGTTTTTCACCACCTGCACCGATGTGTATCAGGACTGGATTGCCCGGCACGGCGTGAAACAGGCCACCACGCTGCTGGAGGTGCAGGGCCTGTTTGCCAACCTGACCGTGGAGCTGGAAGCCACGGTGGTAAAATAG
- a CDS encoding App1 family protein: MKLPNALSNLSEWTDHLFTRLSARRGWLRPLQIDAYRSYGTAAKFYIKGRLLADPGLTAATAADTRWQNFRSMVRRFNSREVAGADLMAELPDGSQHLVSTDDEGYFTLIIEPQALPAPVNYLWYPVPVRVARLPSFLPLPAKAIATAAHVLVPPPDAEFGVISDLDDTVFETKATNIFKMLGRVLFSNAQSKQPFAGVAEFYRRLQQGRTGRPNNPFFYVSSSPWNLYDLLAEFLKLHEIPTGPLLLRDLSIARPKAPVPAGVTGSAAIHFAHKLHEIDDVLNTYPALPFVLLGDSGQEDARIYREVVRRHPGRIKAIYIRDVQVPERAALVGPIIEELGHEDVPMLLSADYADAATHAAGLGLVEQGQPKISAS, translated from the coding sequence ATGAAGCTGCCCAATGCCCTGTCCAACCTCTCGGAGTGGACCGACCACCTGTTCACCCGTCTTTCGGCCCGGCGAGGCTGGCTGCGCCCCCTGCAAATCGACGCTTACCGCAGCTACGGCACCGCCGCCAAGTTCTACATCAAGGGCCGCCTGCTGGCCGACCCCGGCCTGACCGCGGCCACTGCCGCCGATACCCGCTGGCAAAACTTCCGCAGCATGGTGCGCCGCTTCAACAGCCGCGAAGTAGCCGGCGCCGACCTCATGGCCGAGCTGCCCGACGGCAGCCAGCACCTCGTCAGCACCGACGACGAGGGCTACTTCACCCTCATTATCGAACCGCAGGCCCTGCCCGCGCCCGTCAACTACCTCTGGTACCCCGTGCCGGTGCGGGTGGCCCGGCTTCCCTCCTTTCTCCCGCTGCCCGCCAAGGCCATTGCCACGGCCGCCCACGTGCTGGTGCCGCCCCCCGACGCCGAGTTTGGCGTGATTTCCGACCTCGACGACACGGTATTTGAAACCAAGGCCACCAACATCTTCAAGATGCTGGGCCGCGTGCTATTCAGCAACGCGCAGTCGAAACAGCCCTTCGCCGGCGTGGCCGAGTTTTACCGCCGGCTGCAGCAGGGCCGCACCGGCCGCCCCAACAACCCTTTCTTCTATGTGAGCAGCAGCCCCTGGAACCTCTACGACCTGCTGGCTGAGTTTCTGAAGCTGCACGAAATCCCCACCGGCCCGCTCCTGCTGCGCGACCTCAGCATTGCCCGGCCCAAGGCTCCTGTGCCGGCCGGCGTCACGGGCTCTGCCGCCATCCACTTTGCCCACAAGCTGCACGAAATCGACGACGTGCTCAACACCTACCCCGCCCTTCCTTTCGTGCTGCTCGGCGACAGCGGCCAGGAAGACGCCCGCATCTACCGCGAGGTGGTGCGCCGTCACCCCGGCCGCATCAAGGCCATCTACATTCGCGACGTGCAAGTGCCCGAGCGCGCCGCCTTGGTTGGCCCTATTATCGAGGAATTGGGCCACGAAGACGTGCCCATGCTGCTGTCGGCCGACTATGCCGACGCGGCAACGCACGCGGCGGGCCTGGGGCTGGTGGAGCAAGGCCAGCCTAAGATTAGTGCTTCGTAA
- a CDS encoding DNA topoisomerase IB: MSTATAAHPKSRKKTLLPQDEAHIVYKDPARQAEMAGLRYATDQGKGISRKPTRAGNFTYHDAKGEKITDEKILTRINGFVIPPAWTDVWISPSPNTHLQVTGHDTLGRKQYRYHPAWDEMRSLTKFSRLRTFGEKLAPLREQLRKDLKRPALDREKVVALVLTLMDQSFIRVGSKEYAKKNGKTKPSYGLSTLQDKHVAIEGDDVRFNFVGKKGVAHDVTLHDARLARLVRKCKEIPGQHLFQYYTADGQRHALESGDVNEYLHRHTGLQLSAKDFRTWGGTVKMVGCLEAVLNEEPDLAPEKVVKKAVKEVATGLGNTPTVCSKYYIHPQVVELFKSGQLIEYLRKHDAEAKTGDLLSPVERLVLKMLEQA; encoded by the coding sequence ATGTCCACCGCCACCGCTGCCCATCCCAAGTCCCGCAAAAAAACGCTGCTGCCGCAAGACGAGGCGCACATTGTGTACAAAGACCCGGCCCGACAGGCCGAGATGGCCGGCCTGCGCTACGCCACCGACCAAGGCAAGGGCATCAGCCGCAAGCCTACGCGGGCCGGGAATTTTACCTACCACGACGCCAAGGGCGAGAAAATAACCGACGAGAAAATCCTGACCCGCATCAACGGCTTCGTGATTCCGCCGGCCTGGACGGACGTGTGGATTTCGCCTTCGCCCAACACCCACCTGCAGGTGACGGGCCACGACACCCTCGGCCGCAAGCAATACCGCTACCACCCGGCCTGGGACGAGATGCGCAGCCTCACCAAGTTTTCGCGCCTGCGCACCTTTGGCGAAAAGCTGGCCCCGCTGCGCGAGCAGCTCCGCAAAGACCTGAAGCGCCCGGCCCTCGACCGCGAGAAAGTGGTGGCCCTCGTGCTCACGCTCATGGACCAGTCGTTCATCCGCGTCGGCAGCAAGGAATACGCCAAGAAGAACGGCAAAACCAAGCCCAGCTACGGCCTGAGCACCCTGCAGGACAAGCACGTGGCTATTGAGGGCGACGACGTACGGTTCAACTTCGTGGGCAAAAAAGGCGTGGCGCACGACGTGACCCTGCACGACGCCCGCCTGGCGCGGCTGGTGCGCAAGTGCAAGGAGATTCCCGGGCAGCACCTGTTTCAGTACTACACGGCCGACGGCCAGCGCCACGCCCTCGAATCGGGCGACGTGAACGAATACCTGCACCGCCACACCGGCTTGCAGCTCTCGGCCAAGGACTTCCGCACCTGGGGTGGCACCGTGAAAATGGTGGGCTGCCTGGAAGCCGTGTTGAACGAAGAGCCCGACTTGGCGCCCGAAAAAGTGGTGAAGAAAGCCGTGAAAGAGGTGGCCACTGGCCTCGGCAACACGCCCACGGTGTGCTCGAAATACTACATCCACCCGCAAGTAGTGGAGCTGTTCAAGTCCGGCCAGCTCATCGAGTACCTGCGCAAACACGACGCCGAGGCAAAAACCGGCGACCTGCTGTCGCCGGTAGAGCGGCTGGTGCTGAAGATGCTGGAACAGGCGTAG
- a CDS encoding spheroidene monooxygenase yields MPLTTLTVFTFRPGHARWALAQMGTAPPQLKRVPGLQFFKLMGSGANNGFGFWPNLRRYGLMAVWDDVAAAEAFFAEHPLWAAYQQRSAETWTVHLVPFKAHGLWDGQAPFDYTPTVSADAAGPVAVLTRASIRWLKAPRFWQFVEPTSAALAQAVGVRAAIGLGELPLVRQATFSVWDSARAMQEYAYKDAKHREVIQLTRREKWYGEELFARFQVLGSTGTLDGQDPLAGLFLPAQSSNR; encoded by the coding sequence ATGCCGCTCACCACGCTCACCGTTTTCACTTTCCGCCCCGGCCATGCGCGCTGGGCCCTGGCCCAGATGGGCACCGCCCCGCCCCAACTCAAGCGGGTACCGGGCCTGCAATTTTTCAAGCTGATGGGCAGCGGGGCCAACAATGGCTTTGGCTTCTGGCCCAACCTGCGGCGCTACGGGCTGATGGCCGTGTGGGACGATGTGGCGGCAGCCGAGGCTTTTTTTGCTGAGCACCCGCTTTGGGCGGCCTACCAGCAACGCAGCGCCGAAACCTGGACGGTGCATTTGGTGCCCTTTAAGGCCCACGGCCTGTGGGACGGCCAGGCGCCCTTTGACTACACGCCCACTGTTTCAGCTGATGCAGCCGGCCCGGTGGCGGTGCTCACGCGCGCCAGCATCCGTTGGCTCAAAGCGCCTCGGTTCTGGCAATTTGTGGAGCCTACCAGCGCGGCGCTGGCGCAGGCCGTCGGCGTGCGGGCGGCCATTGGGCTGGGCGAATTGCCGCTGGTGCGGCAGGCCACGTTCAGCGTCTGGGATTCGGCCCGGGCCATGCAGGAATACGCCTATAAGGACGCAAAGCACCGCGAGGTGATTCAGCTTACGCGGCGCGAGAAGTGGTACGGCGAAGAGTTGTTTGCCCGCTTCCAGGTGCTTGGCAGCACGGGCACGCTCGATGGGCAGGACCCGCTGGCGGGGCTGTTCCTGCCAGCTCAATCGTCCAATCGGTAG
- a CDS encoding pyridoxamine 5'-phosphate oxidase family protein, whose protein sequence is MADQVAVSHDVTKLVEKIKDIKIAMMTTIENGNELHSRPMYTSQPEEDGTLWFFTEKDSQKVDEVHQDRHINLGYSKPDDNLYVAITGTAQVVTDRAKIKELWSEGLRGWFPNGSDDPNIALLKVTITKGEFWDSPNSTLLRAYTYAKAVITGERDQPSADRQSVVIPK, encoded by the coding sequence ATGGCCGACCAAGTTGCCGTAAGCCACGACGTAACCAAGCTCGTCGAAAAAATCAAGGACATCAAAATTGCGATGATGACCACCATCGAGAATGGCAATGAGCTGCACTCGCGCCCCATGTACACCTCCCAGCCCGAGGAAGACGGCACATTGTGGTTTTTCACCGAAAAGGATTCGCAAAAAGTAGACGAGGTGCACCAGGACCGCCACATCAACCTGGGCTATTCCAAGCCCGATGATAACCTGTACGTGGCCATCACCGGCACCGCCCAGGTGGTGACGGACCGCGCCAAAATCAAGGAGCTGTGGAGCGAAGGCCTGCGCGGCTGGTTCCCCAACGGCTCCGACGACCCGAACATCGCCCTGCTGAAAGTGACCATCACGAAAGGCGAGTTCTGGGATTCGCCCAATTCCACCCTGCTGCGGGCCTACACCTACGCCAAAGCCGTCATCACCGGCGAGCGGGACCAGCCCAGCGCCGACCGCCAATCGGTGGTCATCCCGAAGTAA
- a CDS encoding acyl carrier protein phosphodiesterase — protein sequence MNFLAHLFLSGPADAPTYPAVLLGQFIADSVPGRQLENYPPSVQAGIRLHRAIDTFTDQHPVVRRSTQRLREAGYGKYAGVISDMFLDHFLARNFAGFSSESLVNFTRRVYAALQAQEAEMPARVQQFFPHLVQHNWLLGYAETAGISRALSGLSRRASAGSGMETAVGELEANYAAYETDFWAFFPELQAMVAGFLA from the coding sequence ATGAACTTCCTGGCTCACCTCTTCCTCTCCGGCCCGGCCGATGCGCCGACCTATCCCGCCGTGCTGCTCGGCCAGTTCATAGCCGATTCGGTGCCCGGCCGCCAGCTCGAAAACTACCCGCCTTCGGTGCAAGCCGGCATCCGCCTGCACCGCGCCATCGACACCTTCACCGACCAGCACCCCGTGGTGCGGCGCAGTACCCAGCGCCTGCGCGAAGCCGGCTACGGCAAGTACGCCGGCGTGATTTCCGACATGTTTCTGGACCATTTCCTGGCCCGCAACTTCGCCGGGTTCTCCTCTGAAAGTTTAGTCAATTTCACCCGGCGCGTGTATGCGGCCCTGCAGGCCCAGGAGGCAGAAATGCCGGCCCGCGTGCAGCAATTCTTTCCTCACTTGGTGCAGCACAACTGGCTATTGGGCTACGCCGAAACTGCTGGCATCTCCCGCGCCCTCAGTGGCTTGAGTCGCCGGGCCTCGGCCGGTTCGGGCATGGAGACGGCGGTGGGTGAGCTGGAAGCGAACTACGCGGCGTATGAAACCGATTTTTGGGCGTTTTTCCCGGAGCTACAGGCAATGGTAGCCGGTTTTTTAGCGTGA
- a CDS encoding FKBP-type peptidyl-prolyl cis-trans isomerase yields MAAISENKVVTITYDLSVTDENQDKVLVESAEADSPMVFLFGHSGLPEEFEAQLNGKNPGDEFQFSLTPDQAYGDYDEQALVEIPKEVFLIDGKLDDEMLQPGNFLPMADNEGNHMQAKVVSIGDTAVQMDFNHPLAGMVMHFHGKIQDVRDASAEELAHGHVHGEGGHHH; encoded by the coding sequence ATGGCTGCAATCAGCGAAAACAAAGTCGTTACCATTACCTACGACCTCAGCGTGACCGACGAAAACCAGGACAAAGTATTGGTGGAATCGGCCGAAGCCGACTCGCCGATGGTGTTCCTATTCGGCCACAGCGGCCTGCCCGAGGAGTTTGAAGCCCAACTCAATGGCAAAAACCCCGGCGACGAATTCCAGTTCAGCCTCACCCCCGACCAAGCCTACGGCGACTACGACGAGCAGGCCTTGGTGGAAATCCCTAAAGAAGTATTCCTCATCGACGGCAAGCTCGACGACGAAATGCTGCAGCCCGGCAACTTCCTGCCCATGGCCGACAACGAAGGCAACCACATGCAAGCCAAGGTGGTGAGCATCGGCGACACGGCCGTGCAAATGGACTTCAACCACCCGCTGGCCGGCATGGTGATGCACTTCCACGGCAAAATTCAGGACGTGCGCGACGCCTCCGCCGAGGAGCTGGCCCACGGCCACGTGCACGGCGAAGGCGGCCACCACCACTAA
- a CDS encoding SMP-30/gluconolactonase/LRE family protein, giving the protein MLFSPKPFRQLLPLLMGGTLLAACQSDPPTTEREAVNKEAVVKTDADTAKTAAEPADTMGLPAGSVPTIGSPKLLFTLDDAHNTPDGLALAPNGHLILSVPNLADNSQPASLMEIDGNTLKPYATNLPVEPTTQKAAPMDLAFGPDGNLYYAENQYENSKDFKSRLMRVEVKNGKPGAITTVADGFALANAVLWKGNTLYVTDSQWDLPDNDKGSAILKFSLAELGKGTVHLKPKTKDPHVLAMFSTTVNETGVDNGADGLDYDSQGNLYTGSFGDGKLYRVSLKPDGSLAKQETLTLSGKQIPCVDGLIIDRATDKIYLCNSRENAIEVVDLRNGNKVTTLAQNPDTDGAGGKLDQPAEVLLKGKRLYISDFDHPVKHFANTKSDAPHTMSVIDLP; this is encoded by the coding sequence ATGCTATTTTCCCCGAAACCCTTCCGCCAGCTTCTGCCGCTGCTCATGGGCGGCACGCTGCTGGCCGCCTGCCAGTCCGACCCGCCCACCACCGAACGCGAAGCCGTGAACAAAGAGGCTGTGGTGAAAACCGACGCGGACACGGCTAAGACGGCGGCCGAACCGGCCGATACCATGGGTTTGCCGGCTGGCTCCGTGCCCACCATCGGCAGCCCCAAGCTGCTATTCACCCTCGACGACGCCCACAACACGCCCGACGGCCTGGCGCTGGCGCCTAACGGCCACCTCATCCTCTCGGTACCCAACCTGGCCGATAACAGCCAGCCCGCCTCGCTGATGGAGATTGACGGCAACACCCTCAAGCCCTACGCCACCAACCTGCCCGTGGAGCCCACCACCCAAAAGGCCGCGCCCATGGACCTGGCGTTCGGGCCCGATGGCAACTTGTATTACGCCGAAAACCAGTATGAAAACAGCAAAGATTTCAAATCGCGCCTGATGCGGGTGGAAGTGAAAAACGGCAAGCCCGGCGCCATCACCACGGTGGCAGATGGCTTCGCGCTGGCTAATGCGGTGCTCTGGAAAGGGAACACCTTGTACGTGACCGACAGCCAGTGGGACCTGCCCGACAACGACAAAGGCAGCGCCATTCTGAAGTTCTCGCTGGCCGAGCTCGGCAAGGGCACCGTGCACCTGAAGCCCAAAACCAAAGACCCGCACGTGCTGGCCATGTTCTCGACTACCGTGAATGAAACCGGCGTGGACAACGGCGCCGACGGCCTGGATTACGACAGCCAAGGCAACCTCTACACCGGCTCCTTCGGCGACGGCAAGCTCTACCGCGTGTCGTTGAAACCCGACGGCAGCCTGGCCAAGCAGGAAACGCTGACGCTGAGTGGCAAGCAGATTCCCTGCGTCGACGGCCTCATCATCGACCGGGCCACCGACAAAATCTACCTCTGCAACTCGCGCGAAAACGCCATCGAAGTGGTGGACCTGCGCAACGGCAACAAGGTGACCACCCTGGCCCAAAACCCCGACACCGACGGCGCTGGCGGCAAGCTCGACCAGCCCGCCGAGGTGCTGCTCAAGGGCAAGCGCCTCTACATCTCCGACTTCGACCACCCGGTGAAGCACTTCGCCAACACCAAATCGGACGCCCCGCACACCATGTCGGTGATTGATTTGCCGTAG
- a CDS encoding S9 family peptidase, with protein MKQFLAYRAALVGAFSLLTAASASAQNAGTQWTKDGYSYLQVRPDSVVQLDIRQPGQTRTLLSKRQLTPAGQTKPLGVRRVALSDDGRLILLNTNTKKVWRYDTRGDYWVYDTGSKQLTQLGKGRPESSLMFAKFSPDGRKVAYVSGHNLFVENLADHAITQLTTDGTDKLINGTFDWVYEEELDCRDGFRWSPDGQHLAYWQLDARKTPNYLMLNTTDALYPFTVPVEYPVVGEDPSRCRIGVVAVGGGETKWMDVPGDAVQHYIPRMEWAGANELIIQQLNRRQNESKLMLCTAATGATKTIFTDTDKAWVEAKDQPVGWDWLQGGKSFVWASEKDGWRHLYQIDRSGKAKLLTPGNYDVVSVEGISEATGTIYFLASPTNATQRYLYKVPLKGGKAERVTPAALSGTNTYEVSPNGRVALHRYASASSFPVSDVVDLPAHKRLSGGEVPAQAKAMKLPKTEFFQVKTADGVTLDGWMVKPSNFDPAKKYPIVFYVYGEPASQTVTDNFGTGFNRLYQGSMADDGYIYASLDNRGAPAPRGREFRKAIYHNIGALNIRDQAMGAKEVLKNSWVDTSRVAVWGWSGGGSSTLGLLFQYPQIYKTGISIAAVDNQLNYDNIYQERYMGLLPEDKHYFVDNSALAHAKNLRGNLLLIHGTGDDNVHYNNAEQMINELVKHGKTFQLMAYPNRTHGISEGEGTSKHLAATFTKFLKENCPPGAR; from the coding sequence ATGAAACAATTCCTTGCCTACCGGGCCGCCCTGGTTGGAGCTTTTTCGCTGCTGACAGCGGCGTCTGCTTCGGCCCAAAACGCCGGCACCCAATGGACCAAAGACGGCTACAGCTACCTGCAGGTGCGCCCCGACTCCGTGGTGCAGCTCGACATTCGCCAGCCCGGCCAGACGCGCACGCTGCTCAGCAAACGCCAGCTCACGCCAGCGGGCCAGACCAAGCCGCTCGGGGTGCGCCGCGTGGCGCTGTCCGATGACGGCCGGCTTATCCTACTTAATACCAATACGAAGAAGGTGTGGCGCTACGATACACGCGGCGACTATTGGGTGTACGACACCGGCAGTAAGCAGCTCACGCAGCTGGGCAAGGGCCGGCCGGAGTCGTCGCTGATGTTTGCCAAGTTTTCGCCCGACGGGCGTAAGGTGGCCTACGTGAGCGGCCATAACCTGTTCGTGGAAAACCTGGCTGACCACGCCATCACCCAGCTCACCACCGACGGCACCGACAAGCTCATCAACGGCACCTTCGACTGGGTGTATGAGGAGGAGCTGGACTGCCGCGACGGCTTCCGCTGGAGCCCCGACGGGCAGCACCTGGCCTACTGGCAGCTCGATGCCCGCAAGACGCCCAACTACCTCATGCTGAACACGACGGACGCGCTGTATCCGTTCACCGTGCCGGTAGAATACCCCGTGGTGGGCGAGGACCCCAGCCGCTGCCGCATCGGCGTGGTAGCCGTGGGTGGCGGCGAGACGAAGTGGATGGATGTGCCCGGCGACGCCGTGCAGCATTACATCCCGCGCATGGAATGGGCCGGCGCCAACGAGCTGATTATCCAGCAGCTGAACCGCCGCCAGAATGAGAGCAAGCTCATGCTGTGCACCGCTGCCACCGGCGCCACCAAAACCATCTTCACCGATACCGACAAGGCCTGGGTGGAAGCCAAGGACCAGCCCGTGGGCTGGGACTGGCTGCAGGGCGGCAAAAGTTTTGTGTGGGCCAGCGAAAAAGACGGCTGGCGCCACCTCTACCAGATTGACCGCAGCGGCAAGGCAAAGCTGCTCACGCCCGGCAACTACGACGTGGTGAGCGTGGAAGGCATCAGCGAGGCCACCGGCACCATCTATTTCCTGGCCTCGCCCACCAACGCCACCCAGCGCTACCTATACAAAGTGCCGCTGAAGGGCGGCAAGGCCGAGCGCGTGACGCCCGCCGCCCTCAGCGGCACCAACACCTACGAGGTGTCGCCCAACGGCCGGGTGGCCCTGCACCGCTACGCCAGCGCCAGCAGCTTCCCGGTGTCGGACGTAGTAGACCTGCCGGCGCACAAGCGCCTGAGCGGCGGCGAAGTGCCAGCCCAGGCCAAAGCCATGAAGCTGCCCAAAACCGAGTTTTTCCAGGTGAAAACCGCCGACGGCGTGACCCTGGACGGCTGGATGGTGAAGCCCAGCAACTTCGACCCCGCCAAGAAGTACCCCATCGTGTTCTATGTGTACGGCGAGCCGGCCAGCCAGACGGTGACCGACAACTTCGGCACGGGCTTCAACCGCCTCTACCAGGGCAGCATGGCCGACGACGGCTACATCTACGCCTCCCTCGACAACCGCGGCGCCCCGGCCCCGCGCGGCCGCGAGTTCCGCAAGGCCATCTACCACAACATCGGCGCGCTCAACATCCGCGACCAGGCGATGGGGGCGAAGGAGGTGCTGAAAAACAGCTGGGTTGATACCAGCCGCGTGGCCGTGTGGGGCTGGAGCGGCGGGGGCTCCTCCACGCTCGGCCTGCTGTTCCAATACCCGCAGATTTACAAAACCGGCATCAGCATCGCGGCGGTGGATAACCAGTTGAACTACGACAACATCTACCAGGAGCGCTACATGGGCCTGCTGCCCGAAGACAAGCACTACTTCGTGGACAACTCGGCCCTGGCCCACGCCAAAAACCTGCGCGGCAACCTGCTCCTCATCCACGGCACCGGCGACGACAACGTGCACTACAACAACGCCGAGCAGATGATAAACGAGTTGGTGAAGCACGGCAAAACCTTCCAGCTGATGGCCTACCCCAACCGCACCCACGGCATCTCGGAAGGCGAGGGTACGAGCAAGCATTTGGCGGCTACTTTTACCAAGTTTTTGAAGGAGAATTGCCCGCCCGGCGCGCGGTAA
- a CDS encoding AAA domain-containing protein, giving the protein MSDTTPTFAPVDPYAIEKELRQVQALMKLEQQEDLEQFKLKNAKASIQERQQRGLTWYPVTISQEEIGFGGKVVLELERPAGQQGLHLFQVGKNASLFGNVPGRSATDRPTLSGVITSVRRNKLLLATTKEDLPDWVTEGHKMGIDLTFDEVSYREMDYALGKVMGAYGDRLAELRDILLGTKEARFREEKPADLFYPSPLNESQLAAVRHVMAAKDVAIIHGPPGTGKTTTLVQAILETIRRERRVLVCAPSNTAVDLLTEKLAERGVNVIRMGNPSRVSDLLLEHTLDAQVMNHKSYNEMRSMRQTADQYRETASKYVRNFGYEEQQHRRQLKEEARMLFQQADDLERYITEDLLESVQVITCTLVGASNRNIRHLTYETVFIDEAAQALEPGCWIPISKGNRVILAGDHHQLPPTVKSEKAGALRETLFEKAIKRQPTTARMLTVQYRMHEQIMQFSSDQFYDGRLEAYETVAHAGLDAYDLRFAPDLPVEFLDTAGFGFQEITIPESRSTANPEEADLLLKRLAQLLEPYDPADHEDDPLSIGVIAPYRAQINYLKDAIEENDELSGFMLHRQLSVGTVDSFQGQERDIIAITLTRSNNHGEIGFLSDIRRMNVGMTRARKKLLLVGDSSTLSAHPFFKALIEYVEQVGGYRTAWELQD; this is encoded by the coding sequence TTGTCCGATACCACCCCCACTTTCGCCCCCGTCGACCCCTACGCCATTGAAAAAGAGCTGCGCCAGGTGCAGGCTCTCATGAAGCTGGAGCAGCAGGAAGACCTGGAGCAATTCAAGCTCAAAAACGCCAAGGCCAGCATCCAGGAGCGGCAGCAGCGCGGCCTCACCTGGTACCCCGTCACCATCTCGCAGGAAGAAATTGGCTTCGGCGGCAAGGTGGTGCTGGAGCTGGAGCGGCCCGCCGGCCAGCAGGGCCTGCACTTGTTTCAGGTGGGCAAAAACGCCTCCCTGTTTGGCAACGTGCCCGGCCGCTCGGCCACCGACCGCCCCACCCTCAGCGGGGTAATTACCAGCGTGCGGCGCAACAAGCTGCTGCTTGCCACCACCAAGGAAGACCTGCCCGACTGGGTGACCGAAGGCCACAAAATGGGCATCGACCTCACCTTCGACGAGGTGAGCTACCGCGAGATGGACTACGCGCTGGGCAAGGTGATGGGCGCTTACGGCGACCGCCTGGCCGAGCTGCGCGACATCCTGCTGGGTACCAAGGAAGCCCGCTTCCGCGAGGAGAAACCAGCCGACCTCTTCTACCCCAGCCCGCTCAACGAGTCTCAGCTGGCAGCCGTGCGCCACGTGATGGCCGCCAAGGACGTAGCCATCATCCACGGTCCGCCCGGCACCGGCAAAACCACCACGCTGGTGCAGGCCATCCTGGAGACCATCCGGCGCGAGCGGCGGGTGCTGGTGTGCGCGCCCAGCAACACGGCCGTCGATTTGCTCACTGAAAAGCTGGCCGAGCGCGGCGTCAACGTCATCCGCATGGGCAACCCCTCACGGGTGTCGGACCTGCTGCTGGAGCACACCCTCGACGCCCAGGTGATGAACCACAAGAGCTACAACGAGATGCGCTCGATGCGCCAGACGGCCGACCAGTACCGCGAAACAGCCAGCAAGTACGTGCGCAACTTCGGCTACGAGGAGCAGCAGCACCGCCGGCAGCTCAAGGAAGAGGCGCGCATGCTGTTCCAGCAAGCCGACGATTTGGAGCGCTACATCACCGAGGACTTGCTGGAATCGGTGCAGGTGATAACGTGCACGCTGGTGGGCGCCAGCAACCGCAACATCCGCCACCTCACCTACGAAACGGTGTTCATCGACGAGGCCGCCCAGGCTCTGGAGCCGGGCTGCTGGATTCCGATTTCCAAGGGCAACCGCGTGATTCTGGCCGGCGACCACCACCAGCTGCCGCCCACCGTGAAGAGCGAAAAAGCCGGCGCCCTGCGCGAAACGCTGTTCGAGAAAGCCATTAAGCGCCAGCCCACCACGGCCCGCATGCTCACGGTGCAGTACCGCATGCACGAGCAAATCATGCAGTTCAGCTCCGACCAGTTCTACGACGGCCGCCTCGAAGCCTACGAAACCGTGGCCCACGCCGGCCTCGACGCCTACGACCTGCGCTTTGCCCCCGACCTGCCCGTGGAATTCCTCGACACGGCCGGCTTTGGCTTCCAGGAAATCACCATTCCCGAAAGCCGCTCCACCGCCAACCCCGAAGAAGCCGACCTGCTCCTCAAGCGCCTCGCCCAACTCCTGGAACCCTACGACCCTGCCGACCACGAAGACGACCCGCTCAGCATCGGCGTTATTGCCCCCTACCGCGCCCAAATCAACTACCTGAAGGACGCCATCGAGGAAAACGACGAGCTCAGCGGCTTCATGCTGCACCGCCAGCTCAGCGTGGGCACCGTGGACTCCTTCCAGGGCCAGGAGCGCGACATTATTGCCATCACCCTCACCCGCAGCAACAACCACGGCGAAATCGGCTTCCTGAGCGACATCCGCCGCATGAACGTGGGCATGACCCGGGCCCGCAAGAAGCTGCTGCTCGTCGGCGACTCTTCGACACTGAGCGCCCACCCGTTCTTCAAAGCGCTGATTGAGTACGTGGAGCAAGTCGGCGGGTACCGCACGGCTTGGGAGCTGCAGGATTAG